The following coding sequences lie in one Miscanthus floridulus cultivar M001 chromosome 9, ASM1932011v1, whole genome shotgun sequence genomic window:
- the LOC136480510 gene encoding uncharacterized protein, which translates to MDGGSGLNILYVDTLDAMCIPRSELYLAGSPFHGVIPGAQAYPPGQIDLPVMFGPNGVITVSSAFSHAFTCDREHYELATAVVNSFELSWLGESLIPVVSDCNKPTSSTSFRPLEETKAVGIDPTDPTMTVQIGT; encoded by the exons atggacggaggcagtggcctcaacatcctctacgtcgacaccctagacgccatgtgcatccctcGATCGGAGCTCTACctggcgggctctcccttccatggagtGATCccgggagcacaggcatacccgcccgggcagatcgacctgcccgtcatgttCG gaccgaatggcgtcatcaccgtgagcagcgccttctcgcacgccttcacgtgcgaccgcgagcactatGAGCTTGCCACTGCGGTCGTCAACTCGTTCGAGCTCTCGTGGCTTGGGGAATCATTGATCCCAGTAGTctcagactgcaacaaaccaacctcctcgacatCCTTTCgaccgctcgaggaaaccaaggcggtgggaatcgaccccactgacccaaccatgACGGTTCAGATTGGGACCTAG